Proteins found in one Meiothermus sp. Pnk-1 genomic segment:
- the kdpC gene encoding potassium-transporting ATPase subunit KdpC, which yields MQASLRTLLRPAAMLTLLFMLLTGLAYPLATALVANFLFPYQAGGSLIRQGGRVVGSSLLGQAFTSPRYFHPRPSATAPEPYNAAQSGGSNLGPTNAKLVQAVQERVRQYRQENGLAEGVPVPVDAVTASGSGLDPHISLANAELQAPRVAKARGLPVERVRQLIREHTQGRQFGLLGEPRVNVLELNLALDGVR from the coding sequence ATGCAAGCTTCCCTTCGTACGCTGTTGCGGCCTGCGGCAATGCTAACCCTATTGTTCATGCTGCTCACGGGCCTTGCGTATCCCCTGGCCACGGCGCTGGTGGCGAACTTCCTCTTTCCCTACCAGGCTGGGGGCAGCCTCATCCGTCAGGGAGGGCGGGTGGTGGGCTCGAGCCTCCTGGGCCAAGCCTTTACCTCGCCCCGCTACTTCCACCCGCGGCCCAGCGCCACGGCCCCGGAGCCCTACAACGCCGCCCAGAGCGGCGGCAGCAACCTGGGCCCGACCAACGCCAAGCTCGTCCAGGCGGTACAGGAACGGGTGCGGCAGTACCGGCAGGAAAACGGCCTGGCGGAGGGGGTGCCGGTGCCCGTAGACGCGGTCACGGCCTCGGGCTCAGGCCTGGACCCGCACATCTCCCTAGCCAATGCCGAGCTGCAAGCCCCGCGGGTGGCGAAGGCCCGAGGGCTGCCTGTGGAGCGGGTGCGGCAGCTCATCCGTGAGCACACCCAAGGGCGGCAGTTCGGCCTTTTGGGAGAGCCCAGGGTCAACGTGCTGGAGCTCAACCTGGCCCTGGACGGGGTACGCTAG
- a CDS encoding potassium-transporting ATPase subunit F yields MSPIEYAVVGFIALALMVYLVYVIVSPKRF; encoded by the coding sequence GTGTCGCCGATAGAGTACGCCGTGGTGGGCTTCATCGCCCTGGCGCTCATGGTCTACTTGGTTTACGTGATCGTTTCCCCCAAGAGGTTCTGA
- a CDS encoding sensor histidine kinase KdpD: protein MRALALLSALLIGGVFLADVLTPQALVVAILYNVPIALTGLALSRRLTLGMTLLALAANLLAGLLNAKAAGSLEGVAVLNRLFSALSFLLVALLSLKAGESSSRLALARAEERRARRERQLRQLVEDLSGPLTPPELLERAARVLKNLFEADAAAVLTLRGGRWGERLYATPKGWEAPQEAPASSPQPVRQVLLSGRSFLLGHLQPDLLLLFEHPRHEGAAAFLQELLPPLQALWGKARLFARLQEQQEKLAQRNAVIRDLIYAFSHDLRTPLMANAMNLRLALEGAYGELAEEFKKSLRNGLEANQDLLELAEELLLLAQLESGEALPPKRPVDLARLVREGVERLEGLWRERRLEIRVSAPERLEVPGREGDLRRLLQNLLDNAAKFAPPESEVEVRLEEAGGVARLEVADRGPGIPPEARERLFTRFSSHRAGGGKGLGLYLARQIAQSHGGSIRYLERPGGGSLFRVELPLLVPFEEALQAK, encoded by the coding sequence ATGCGCGCCCTGGCGCTGTTGAGCGCCCTCTTGATCGGCGGGGTGTTCCTGGCCGACGTGCTGACCCCGCAGGCCCTGGTGGTGGCCATCCTCTACAACGTGCCCATCGCCCTCACCGGGCTGGCCCTCTCTCGCCGCCTGACCCTGGGCATGACCCTGCTGGCGCTGGCGGCCAACCTCCTCGCCGGCCTGCTCAACGCCAAGGCCGCGGGAAGCCTCGAGGGCGTCGCCGTGCTCAACCGGCTGTTCTCGGCGCTCTCCTTTTTGCTGGTGGCGCTGCTCTCGCTCAAGGCCGGGGAGTCTTCCAGCCGCCTGGCCCTGGCCCGGGCGGAGGAGCGCCGCGCCCGGCGGGAGCGGCAACTGCGCCAGCTGGTGGAGGACCTCTCCGGACCCCTCACCCCGCCCGAGCTCTTAGAGCGGGCCGCGCGGGTGCTCAAGAACCTCTTCGAGGCCGACGCCGCCGCGGTCCTAACCCTGCGGGGCGGGCGCTGGGGGGAGCGGCTCTACGCCACGCCCAAGGGCTGGGAAGCCCCCCAGGAGGCCCCGGCCTCGAGCCCGCAGCCGGTGCGCCAGGTGTTGCTCTCGGGGAGGAGCTTTCTCCTGGGGCACCTCCAGCCCGACCTGCTCCTGCTCTTTGAGCACCCCCGCCACGAGGGCGCGGCGGCTTTCCTCCAGGAGCTTCTGCCGCCCTTGCAGGCCCTCTGGGGCAAGGCCCGGCTCTTCGCCCGGCTGCAGGAGCAGCAGGAGAAGCTGGCCCAGCGCAACGCGGTGATCCGCGACCTCATCTACGCCTTCTCCCACGACCTGCGCACCCCCCTCATGGCCAACGCCATGAATTTGCGATTGGCCCTGGAGGGCGCTTACGGGGAGCTTGCGGAGGAGTTCAAGAAAAGCCTGCGCAACGGCCTCGAGGCCAACCAGGACCTGCTCGAGTTGGCCGAGGAACTTCTTTTGCTGGCCCAGCTGGAAAGCGGGGAAGCCCTACCCCCCAAGCGCCCGGTGGATCTGGCTCGGCTGGTGCGCGAGGGCGTGGAGCGGCTAGAGGGGTTGTGGCGCGAGCGGCGCCTGGAGATCCGGGTATCGGCGCCAGAACGCCTGGAGGTCCCGGGCCGGGAAGGCGACCTGCGCCGGCTGTTGCAAAACCTGCTGGACAACGCGGCCAAGTTCGCCCCGCCGGAGAGCGAGGTCGAGGTGCGGCTGGAGGAGGCGGGAGGAGTAGCCCGGCTGGAGGTGGCCGACCGGGGTCCGGGCATCCCCCCGGAGGCCCGCGAGCGGCTCTTCACCCGCTTTTCCAGCCACCGCGCCGGCGGGGGCAAGGGGCTGGGGCTGTACCTGGCCCGCCAGATCGCCCAGTCCCACGGCGGGAGCATCCGCTACCTCGAGCGCCCCGGCGGGGGTAGCCTCTTCCGGGTGGAGCTTCCCCTTCTGGTCCCCTTCGAGGAAGCCCTTCAAGCGAAGTAG
- a CDS encoding sensor protein KdpD, translating into MEPAAPDPEQLLEAILKSGRGRHKIYVGAAAGVGKTYRALQELRERLEAGVDAVVGYLETHGRPDTARMAEGLPVFPRKQVEYKGVVLPEMDLEGLLARRPALVLVDELAHTNAPGSKNAKRYQDVEELLQAGISVISTMNIQHLESLNDLVARLTGVRVKERVPDRVLLEADEVILVDVTPEVLQERLRAGKIYPKAKIEQALANFFTAENLAVLRELALRSVADKVEEDASVGEDSPALKERIAVAVTPSPKDALLIRRGARMAQRMRGELHVVHVRNRRLSREEERALDSHRIIAESLEGRFHRLEGRDVARALAEFAKEYGITQLVLGENSNPTWRDFFRISIIQRLIYLTHDIDIHIMDRRPEES; encoded by the coding sequence GTGGAACCGGCAGCCCCCGACCCAGAGCAGCTGCTCGAGGCCATCCTGAAAAGCGGCCGGGGCCGCCACAAGATCTACGTGGGGGCCGCCGCCGGGGTGGGCAAGACCTACCGGGCCTTGCAGGAGCTGCGCGAGCGCCTGGAGGCCGGGGTGGACGCGGTGGTGGGCTACCTGGAGACCCACGGGCGCCCCGACACCGCCCGCATGGCCGAGGGGTTGCCGGTCTTTCCGCGCAAACAGGTGGAGTACAAGGGGGTGGTCCTGCCGGAGATGGACCTGGAGGGGCTGCTCGCGCGCCGCCCGGCGCTGGTGCTGGTGGACGAGCTGGCCCATACCAACGCCCCCGGCTCCAAGAACGCCAAGCGCTACCAGGACGTGGAGGAACTCTTGCAGGCGGGGATCAGCGTGATCTCCACCATGAACATCCAGCACCTGGAGTCCTTGAACGACCTGGTGGCCCGCCTCACCGGGGTGCGGGTGAAGGAGCGGGTCCCCGACCGGGTGCTCCTGGAGGCCGACGAGGTGATCCTGGTGGACGTGACCCCGGAGGTGCTCCAGGAGCGGCTCCGGGCGGGCAAGATCTACCCCAAGGCCAAGATCGAGCAGGCCCTGGCCAACTTCTTCACCGCGGAGAACCTGGCCGTGCTGCGCGAGCTGGCCCTGCGCAGCGTGGCCGACAAGGTGGAGGAAGACGCCTCGGTGGGGGAGGACTCCCCGGCCCTCAAGGAGCGCATCGCGGTGGCGGTGACCCCCAGCCCCAAAGACGCCCTGCTCATCCGCCGCGGGGCCCGCATGGCCCAGCGGATGCGCGGCGAGCTGCACGTGGTGCACGTGAGAAACCGCCGCCTCTCGCGGGAGGAGGAGCGGGCGCTGGACAGCCACCGCATCATCGCCGAGAGCCTCGAGGGGCGCTTTCATCGCCTCGAGGGCCGCGACGTGGCCCGGGCCCTGGCGGAGTTTGCCAAGGAATACGGCATCACCCAGCTGGTCTTGGGGGAGAACTCCAACCCCACTTGGCGCGACTTCTTCCGCATCTCCATCATCCAGCGGCTGATCTACCTCACCCACGATATCGACATCCATATCATGGACCGGCGCCCCGAGGAATCCTAA
- a CDS encoding zonular occludens toxin domain-containing protein, with the protein MIEAYIGIPGSGKSYMLVHRGLHALARGRTVWANFGFIRENVYYWLRFRAKLDHREAVLRADSIREIRDYNELLNVHDGLLLFDEAHMWLPSRQFDLIPVEVIAFWSQHRKTGVDVLLATQRYGSVDAIVRDLVAFVFWARPAPFWLRVITYPWVRGRKLLRYTSIMDESIGMMQRQAKGIFEGVARNDVVALDPMAAACYDTYAIFEPPIVRLQRELDPKKRAIFDRMGLAWDASKLRGRRDAPGPRDGMPHLSISDLASAYREGKQPHDLLRERLESPCEPAPAPAGDPLDRLDDSLSSWPWALPAT; encoded by the coding sequence ATGATCGAGGCGTACATCGGCATTCCCGGCTCTGGAAAGAGTTACATGCTCGTCCATCGCGGCCTTCACGCCTTGGCTCGGGGGCGTACCGTATGGGCCAATTTCGGCTTTATTAGGGAAAATGTCTATTACTGGCTTCGTTTCCGCGCCAAGTTGGATCATCGGGAAGCGGTTCTGAGGGCTGATAGTATCCGGGAGATACGGGACTATAACGAACTGCTCAACGTCCATGATGGCCTGCTACTGTTTGACGAGGCCCATATGTGGCTTCCCTCGCGTCAGTTTGACCTAATCCCGGTCGAGGTCATCGCGTTCTGGAGCCAGCATCGCAAGACAGGCGTGGACGTGCTGCTAGCTACACAGCGCTACGGCTCGGTGGATGCGATTGTGCGCGATCTGGTAGCCTTCGTCTTCTGGGCGCGTCCGGCTCCGTTCTGGCTCCGCGTGATTACGTATCCCTGGGTGCGCGGGCGGAAACTTCTGCGCTACACGTCCATCATGGATGAGTCCATCGGCATGATGCAACGTCAGGCCAAGGGCATCTTCGAGGGCGTAGCGCGTAATGACGTTGTGGCCCTCGATCCGATGGCGGCGGCGTGTTACGACACATACGCGATTTTTGAGCCGCCTATAGTCCGGCTCCAGCGTGAGCTAGACCCGAAAAAGCGGGCCATCTTTGACCGGATGGGCCTAGCCTGGGACGCATCCAAGCTCCGGGGCCGTCGTGATGCTCCGGGGCCTCGGGATGGGATGCCTCATCTCTCCATCTCCGACCTAGCGAGTGCCTACCGTGAGGGCAAACAACCGCATGATCTGCTGCGTGAGCGGTTAGAATCTCCGTGTGAGCCTGCTCCTGCTCCTGCTGGTGATCCTCTGGATAGGCTGGATGATTCGCTCTCTAGCTGGCCCTGGGCGCTCCCTGCAACCTGA
- the kdpB gene encoding potassium-transporting ATPase subunit KdpB, whose translation MSLPKAQRPRNLARAKGLFDPELSRQALVEAFRKLDPRRIVNNPVMFVVEVGTALVLYFTLRSALTRSPDLGYQAAVFLLLLLTLLFANFAEGLAEARGRAQAQSLRSARADLRARRITETGMEEVASTALRRGDRVRVKEGEFIPADGEVVEGLAVVDESAITGESAPVVREAGSDFNGVTAGTRVLTGEIVVEVTSNPGESFLDRMIALVEGASRQKTPNEIALTILLAALTAVFLIVSATLLPFSLYAGQGVGLTTLVALLVCLIPTTIGGLLSAIGIAGMDRALRANVVAKSGKAVEVAGDVDTLLLDKTGTITLGDRQATEFHPVAGVSPERLAWAALAASLHDTTPEGKSIVRLARERGARVEEALAAGSKGLEFTAQTRMSGTDLPGGVRLRKGSPDRMMELVAQAGNKVPPDLTPLVEEVARQGATPLVVCENDQALGVVALSDVVKPGIRERFAQLRRMGLRTVMVTGDNPLTARAIAEEAGVDEFVAQAKPEDKLRLIREEQAKGRLVAMMGDGTNDAPALAQADVGLAMNSGTQAAKEAANMIDLDSDPTKLLEVVEIGKQLLITRGALTTFSVANDVAKFFAIIPALFVTSYPELQSLNVMHLATPQSAILSAVIFNAIIIPLLIPLALRGVRYQPLGANALLQRNLLIYGLGGLVAPFIGIKLIDLALKALGWG comes from the coding sequence ATGTCCCTGCCCAAAGCTCAGCGGCCGCGCAACCTGGCGCGCGCAAAAGGCCTGTTTGACCCCGAGCTGTCTCGCCAGGCCCTGGTGGAGGCCTTCCGCAAGCTGGACCCGCGGCGGATAGTAAACAACCCGGTGATGTTCGTGGTGGAAGTAGGGACGGCGCTGGTGCTGTACTTCACCCTGCGCTCGGCCCTCACCCGCTCCCCCGACCTCGGCTACCAGGCCGCGGTGTTCCTCTTGCTCCTCCTCACCCTGCTCTTCGCCAACTTCGCCGAAGGGCTGGCCGAGGCCCGCGGGCGGGCCCAGGCCCAGAGCCTGCGCTCGGCCCGCGCCGACCTCAGGGCCCGGCGGATTACCGAAACCGGGATGGAGGAGGTGGCCAGTACTGCCTTACGGCGCGGGGACCGGGTACGGGTGAAAGAGGGGGAGTTCATCCCCGCCGACGGCGAGGTGGTGGAGGGATTGGCGGTGGTGGACGAGTCGGCCATCACGGGAGAGTCGGCGCCGGTAGTGCGCGAAGCGGGCAGCGACTTCAACGGGGTGACCGCGGGGACCCGGGTGCTCACCGGTGAGATCGTGGTGGAGGTGACCTCCAACCCCGGCGAGAGCTTTCTCGACCGCATGATCGCCCTGGTCGAGGGGGCCAGCCGGCAAAAGACCCCCAACGAGATTGCCCTCACCATCCTGCTGGCCGCGCTCACGGCGGTGTTTCTCATCGTCAGCGCCACGCTGCTTCCCTTCAGCCTCTACGCCGGCCAAGGAGTGGGCCTTACGACCCTGGTCGCCCTCCTGGTCTGCCTGATCCCCACCACCATCGGCGGGCTGCTCTCGGCCATCGGGATTGCCGGGATGGACCGGGCCCTCAGGGCCAACGTGGTGGCCAAATCCGGCAAGGCGGTGGAGGTCGCGGGGGATGTGGACACCCTGCTCTTGGACAAAACCGGCACCATCACCCTGGGCGATCGCCAGGCTACCGAGTTCCACCCGGTGGCCGGGGTCTCCCCGGAGCGGCTGGCCTGGGCGGCCCTGGCGGCCTCGCTCCACGACACCACCCCCGAGGGCAAGAGCATCGTGCGGCTGGCCCGCGAGAGGGGAGCCCGGGTGGAAGAAGCCCTCGCCGCGGGCTCTAAGGGCCTCGAGTTCACCGCCCAAACCCGCATGTCCGGCACCGATCTGCCGGGGGGGGTGCGGCTGCGCAAGGGCTCCCCCGACCGCATGATGGAGCTGGTGGCGCAAGCGGGAAACAAGGTCCCTCCCGACCTCACCCCCTTGGTGGAAGAGGTCGCCCGACAGGGGGCCACCCCGCTGGTGGTGTGCGAGAACGATCAGGCCCTGGGGGTGGTGGCCCTTTCGGATGTGGTCAAGCCGGGGATCCGCGAGCGCTTCGCCCAGCTCCGGCGCATGGGCTTACGCACGGTGATGGTCACCGGCGACAACCCCCTCACCGCCCGGGCCATCGCCGAGGAGGCGGGGGTGGATGAGTTCGTGGCCCAGGCCAAGCCGGAGGACAAGCTCCGGCTCATCCGCGAGGAGCAGGCCAAGGGCCGCTTGGTGGCGATGATGGGCGACGGCACCAACGACGCCCCGGCGCTGGCCCAGGCCGACGTGGGGCTGGCCATGAACTCCGGTACCCAGGCCGCTAAAGAGGCGGCCAACATGATCGACCTGGACTCCGACCCCACCAAGCTATTGGAGGTCGTCGAGATCGGCAAGCAGCTCCTGATCACCCGCGGGGCGCTCACCACCTTCTCCGTGGCCAACGACGTGGCCAAGTTTTTCGCCATCATCCCGGCGCTGTTCGTAACCTCCTACCCCGAGCTGCAAAGCCTCAACGTGATGCACCTGGCCACGCCGCAGAGCGCCATCCTCTCGGCGGTGATCTTCAACGCGATCATTATCCCCCTGCTCATCCCGCTGGCCCTGCGGGGGGTGCGCTACCAGCCGCTGGGAGCCAATGCGCTGTTGCAGCGCAACCTGCTGATCTACGGCCTGGGGGGGCTGGTGGCCCCCTTCATAGGGATCAAGCTGATCGACCTGGCCCTGAAGGCGCTGGGATGGGGGTAG
- a CDS encoding response regulator transcription factor — MTRVFIVEDHAFTRDGLRVAVGREPDLKVVGEARSAEEAIEQLERTPADVVLMDIGLPGMDGIEATRRVKERFGVRVVVLTVHQLEAEVLAAMTAGADAYCLKSTDPASLLLAIRAAAIGSTYLDPQIAHIVLGQLSVPSEGQAQLSPRELEVLRLIADGLSNKEIAQALGLSLSTVKTYIEDLLAKLSASDRTQAAIKALRQGLL; from the coding sequence ATGACCCGAGTGTTTATCGTTGAAGATCACGCCTTTACCCGCGACGGCCTACGGGTCGCGGTGGGGCGCGAGCCGGACCTGAAGGTGGTGGGCGAGGCCAGAAGCGCCGAGGAGGCCATCGAACAGCTCGAGCGTACCCCAGCCGACGTGGTCCTGATGGACATCGGCCTGCCCGGCATGGACGGCATCGAGGCCACCCGGCGGGTCAAGGAGCGCTTCGGGGTGCGGGTGGTGGTGCTCACCGTGCACCAGCTCGAGGCCGAGGTGTTGGCCGCGATGACCGCGGGGGCCGATGCCTACTGCCTCAAGTCCACCGACCCGGCCTCGCTCCTGCTGGCCATCCGGGCCGCGGCGATAGGCTCCACTTACCTCGACCCGCAGATCGCCCACATCGTGCTGGGCCAGCTCAGCGTGCCCAGCGAGGGCCAGGCCCAGCTCTCGCCACGTGAGCTGGAGGTCCTGCGCCTGATCGCCGATGGGCTTTCCAACAAGGAGATCGCCCAGGCCCTCGGCCTCAGCCTGAGCACGGTCAAGACCTATATCGAGGACCTGCTGGCCAAGCTCTCCGCCTCCGACCGCACCCAGGCCGCGATCAAGGCTTTGCGCCAGGGGCTTTTGTGA
- a CDS encoding IS110 family transposase yields MFVGVDISRSRLDVAIADELLQFPNTYDGIAALVSRLPADAAVLMEATGVYYRPLAYALHRAGFAVYVVNPLQVRAYARSLLTRNKTDKADARLLARFLAQYRADLTPYEPLPEALYLASLLVRFAEGLNTQRTASLNRLHAWRYAHPHVHEFALSVPDSIQSLRAALYAEARAIVAAYPLAASWVSALQTLPGIGPTLALKLLAYSGDLRRFHSARAYAAYTGLTPRIYQSGEMDASARISRIGPPMLRASYYLAATAATRTDSVQAALYRRLVDSGKPKKLALVAVAHRLARAAWAVCVR; encoded by the coding sequence ATGTTTGTTGGCGTTGACATCTCCCGCTCTCGCTTGGACGTAGCTATAGCAGATGAGTTGCTACAGTTTCCAAACACGTATGACGGCATAGCTGCGCTAGTTTCACGATTGCCTGCTGATGCGGCTGTCCTGATGGAGGCTACCGGGGTCTACTATCGGCCTTTGGCCTACGCCTTACACCGGGCCGGGTTCGCAGTTTACGTTGTCAACCCTTTGCAGGTTCGGGCTTACGCTAGATCACTCCTCACCCGCAATAAGACCGATAAGGCGGACGCTCGCCTACTCGCCCGCTTTCTGGCTCAATATCGAGCCGATCTCACACCTTATGAGCCGTTGCCTGAGGCGTTGTACCTGGCCTCGCTCCTGGTCAGATTTGCCGAGGGTCTGAACACGCAGCGCACAGCCTCTCTCAACCGCTTGCACGCTTGGCGCTACGCCCACCCACATGTGCATGAGTTTGCGTTGTCTGTGCCTGATTCGATTCAGTCGTTACGCGCTGCCCTGTACGCTGAGGCACGAGCCATTGTTGCGGCATATCCACTAGCTGCTTCGTGGGTTTCAGCCCTGCAAACCCTGCCGGGCATTGGCCCCACCCTCGCGCTAAAGCTCTTGGCCTACTCGGGCGATCTGCGGCGCTTCCACTCGGCGAGGGCGTACGCGGCTTACACCGGGCTTACTCCGCGCATCTACCAATCTGGAGAGATGGACGCTAGCGCCCGTATCTCCCGCATTGGCCCGCCCATGCTCCGCGCTAGCTACTACCTCGCAGCGACAGCCGCGACCCGTACCGACTCCGTACAAGCTGCTTTGTATCGCCGCCTTGTGGACTCGGGCAAGCCTAAAAAGCTAGCCCTGGTTGCAGTGGCGCATCGTTTAGCACGCGCGGCGTGGGCTGTGTGTGTTAGGTGA
- the kdpA gene encoding potassium-transporting ATPase subunit KdpA, protein MFAAIEQIALVLLVMTGLAVGVGAYLARVFTAKGHWGVERLTYRLLGIDPAEEMDWKRYALALVLSDLIMMLSGYALLRLQGLLPLNPAHLPPQSPDLAFNTAASFVTNTNWQSYAGETSLSNFSQMAVITFLMFVSAATGFAAGGAFIRGLSRTGFGCIGNFWVDFTRVVYRVMLPACFVLALVYVQQGVPQTLQADVVAHTLEGSPRRIVLGPVASLEAIKHLGTNGGGFFNANAAHPYENPTPLTNALHILAMLLIPSALTYTLGSMLARRRQGWVFFGTFLVMFVGFLALVYSAEQSGNPLLERVGADQRLSEGQSGGNLEGKEVRFGITQTSLFITTTTAATTGSVDAMHDSLTPLGGLVPLAQMMLNVVFGGKGVGLINLVQYAILAVFIIGLMVGRTPEFLGKKLEAREVSLTVLALLAHPASILIFTALALVWPGALASLNNPGAHGFSEVLYAYTSGTANNGSAFAGLNANTPFYNTTIGLAMLLGRFLTLLPLLAVAGSLAAKRSVPQTAGSFSTETGLFGGVLVLVILMVGGLTFFPALALGPIVEHLQMLAGKTF, encoded by the coding sequence GTGTTCGCAGCTATCGAACAAATTGCGCTGGTGCTGCTGGTCATGACCGGGCTGGCCGTGGGGGTGGGGGCCTACTTAGCCCGGGTGTTTACCGCGAAGGGGCACTGGGGGGTGGAGCGGCTAACCTACCGCCTCCTGGGGATTGACCCAGCGGAGGAGATGGATTGGAAACGCTACGCCTTGGCGCTGGTGCTGAGCGACCTGATCATGATGCTCTCAGGCTACGCCCTGCTGCGCCTGCAGGGGCTGCTGCCCCTCAACCCCGCCCACCTGCCCCCGCAAAGCCCCGACCTGGCCTTCAATACCGCCGCCTCCTTCGTCACCAACACCAACTGGCAAAGCTACGCCGGGGAGACCAGCCTCTCCAACTTCAGCCAGATGGCGGTGATCACCTTCCTCATGTTCGTGAGCGCGGCCACCGGCTTTGCCGCCGGGGGGGCCTTCATCCGCGGCCTGAGCCGCACCGGGTTTGGCTGTATCGGGAACTTCTGGGTGGACTTCACCCGGGTGGTTTACCGGGTGATGCTCCCAGCGTGCTTTGTGCTGGCGCTGGTCTACGTGCAACAGGGGGTGCCGCAAACCCTGCAAGCCGACGTAGTAGCGCATACCCTCGAGGGTTCCCCCCGGCGCATCGTCCTGGGGCCGGTGGCCAGCCTCGAGGCCATCAAACACCTGGGCACCAACGGCGGGGGGTTCTTCAACGCCAACGCCGCCCACCCCTACGAAAACCCCACCCCGCTGACCAACGCCCTGCACATCCTGGCCATGCTGCTCATCCCCTCCGCCCTGACCTATACCCTCGGCAGCATGTTGGCTCGCCGGCGGCAGGGCTGGGTTTTCTTCGGCACCTTTTTGGTGATGTTCGTGGGCTTTCTCGCCTTGGTCTATAGCGCCGAGCAGTCGGGTAACCCCCTCTTGGAGCGGGTTGGAGCGGACCAACGCCTCAGCGAGGGCCAAAGCGGGGGGAACCTGGAGGGCAAGGAGGTGCGCTTTGGCATCACCCAAACTAGCCTCTTCATCACCACCACCACCGCCGCCACCACCGGCTCGGTGGACGCCATGCACGACTCCCTCACCCCCCTGGGCGGCCTGGTGCCCCTGGCCCAGATGATGCTCAACGTGGTCTTCGGCGGCAAGGGGGTGGGGCTCATTAACCTGGTGCAGTACGCGATTTTGGCGGTGTTCATCATCGGGCTCATGGTGGGGCGGACCCCGGAGTTCTTGGGGAAAAAGCTCGAGGCCCGCGAGGTCTCCCTCACCGTGCTGGCCTTGCTGGCCCACCCCGCCAGCATCCTGATCTTCACCGCGCTGGCCCTGGTCTGGCCGGGGGCCCTGGCCAGCCTGAACAACCCCGGAGCTCACGGGTTCAGCGAAGTGCTCTACGCCTACACCTCGGGCACGGCCAACAACGGTTCGGCCTTCGCCGGGCTCAACGCCAACACCCCCTTTTACAACACCACTATCGGCTTGGCCATGCTCTTGGGCCGCTTCCTCACCCTCTTGCCGCTGCTGGCGGTGGCTGGCTCGCTGGCCGCCAAACGCTCGGTACCCCAAACGGCGGGGAGCTTCTCCACCGAGACGGGGTTGTTTGGGGGCGTGCTGGTGTTGGTGATCCTGATGGTGGGGGGGCTAACCTTCTTCCCCGCTTTGGCCCTAGGGCCGATCGTGGAGCATTTGCAGATGCTCGCCGGGAAGACCTTTTAG